The following are encoded together in the Zingiber officinale cultivar Zhangliang chromosome 8A, Zo_v1.1, whole genome shotgun sequence genome:
- the LOC122011102 gene encoding peroxiredoxin-2E-2, chloroplastic-like, producing the protein MENHYLKHEIDSRVYKDNALIMRQALNPPPLLLSSPRPKLVAPSLPRLLPSAARFHRSVSTTTLHLRLRTRRSSLFPRLFASSASAPAVATTISVGDNLPDANLSYFGSDGELQTVTISDLTKDKKAIFFAVPGAFTPTCSQKHLPEFVEKDGELHAKGVDTIACISVNDAFMMHAWKKDLNIRDEVLLLSDGNKEFTRALGVELDLSYKPMGLGVRSRRYALLAEDGVVKVLNLEDGGAFTFSGAKDLLKVL; encoded by the exons ATGGAGAATCACTATTTAAAGCATGAGATAGATTCAAGAGTTTACAAAGAcaatgccctcatcatg CGGCAAGCCCTAAACCCGCCaccccttctcctttcctctccaagaCCTAAACTCGTCGCCCCTTCTTTGCCCCGCCTCCTCCCTTCTGCCGCCCGCTTCCACCGCTCCGTTTCCACTACCACTCTACACCTCCGACTGCGCACTCGTAGGTCCTCCCTCTTCCCCCGCCTCTTCGCCTCTTCTGCCTCCGCCCCCGCCGTCGCAACCACCATCTCCGTCGGAGACAATCTTCCTGACGCCAACCTCTCCTACTTCGGCTCCGATGGGGAGCTCCAGACCGTCACCATCTCTGATCTCACCAAGGACAAGAAAGCCATCTTCTTCGCTGTCCCGGGGGCCTTTACCCCGACGTGCTCGCAGAAGCACCTCCCTGAATTTGTGGAAAAGGATGGGGAGCTGCATGCCAAAGGCGTGGACACCATTGCCTGCATCTCGGTCAACGACGCTTTCATGATGCATGCATGGAAGAAGGATCTCAACATTAGGGACGAGGTTTTGCTACTCTCCGACGGAAACAAAGAGTTCACCCGGGCACTCGGGGTGGAGTTGGATCTGTCATACAAGCCCATGGGCCTAGGCGTCCGATCCCGGCGCTATGCGTTGCTGGCAGAAGATGGGGTTGTCAAAGTGCTCAACTTGGAGGATGGAGGTGCCTTTACCTTCAGCGGCGCCAAGGATTTGCTGAAAGTCCTCTAA
- the LOC122011103 gene encoding KH domain-containing protein At1g09660/At1g09670-like has product MEHSLLEIIINNQSGSGESIFASMKFTVLPIAKVFTMCFLGFLMASKYVNVLSANGRKLLNGEESLRDKPGYEHLTEPLHILLEAEFTPDIIDARLNQAVATLEDLLKHDESMDYYKKQQFRELAILNGTLSEDSPQMSPQMFRELTHRK; this is encoded by the exons ATGGAGCATTCTCTTTTGGAGATTATAATCAATAATCAGTCTGGAAGTGGTGAATCCATCTTTGCTTCGATGAAATTTACTGTCCTACCAATAGCAAAAGTGTTTACCATGTGCTTTCTGGGGTTCCTTATGGCCTCCAAGTATGTCAACGTTCTTTCTGCAAATGGCCGGAAGCTTCTCAATGGG GAAGAAAGCTTACGGGATAAACCTGGATATGAACACTTAACCGAACCGCTGCACATACTATTGGAGGCAGAATTTACACCAGACATAATTGATGCTCGCTTAAACCAAGCTGTTGCCACCCTTGAAGATCTTCtgaaacat GACGAGTCAATGGACTACTACAAGAAGCAACAGTTCAGGGAGTTGGCCATTCTCAACGGCACATTGAGCGAAGATAGCCCACAAATGAGCCCACAAATGTTTAGGGAGTTGACCCACAGGAAATAG